The genomic stretch GCGCCCTGGGCCCTGCGCAAGACCGATCCCGACCGCATGGCCGCGGTGCTCTACGTCCTGGCCGAGACGATCCGGCATTTGGCGATCGTGACCCAGCCGGTCATGCCGGACTCCATGGCCAAGATGCTCGACCAGCTGGCGGTGCCCGGAGATCGGCGAGACTTCGCGTCGCTCGACAACCAGCTCCTGCCCGGCACGCCGCTGCCCAAGCCCGAGGGCGTCTTCCCGCGCCACGTCGAGGAAGAGGCGGCGGAATGAGCCTGGTCGATTCCCACTGCCACCTCGACTACCTGGCGAAGGACGGCGACCTCGAGACGGTGGTCGCGCGCGCTCGGGAGGCCGGGGTCGGCACCATGGTCACGATCTGCACCAAGCTCTCGGAGTTTGACGTGGTCCGGGCGATCGCCGAACGCTTCGACGGCGTCTTCTGCTCGGTCGGGGTGCATCCCCACGAGGCGAAGGAGGAGGGGCAGGGGGCACCCGACCGGCTGATCGAGCTGGCCGCGGACCCCAAGGTGGTCGGGATCGGCGAGACCGGTCTCGACTTCTACTACGAGCACTCGCCGCGGGCCGAGCAGGAGGCGAGCTTCCGGGCCCATATCGCCGCGTCGCGTGAAACCGGCCTGCCGTTGATCGTGCACAGCCGCGATGCCGACGAGGACACGATCCGCGTGCTGAGGGAAGAGCACGCGGCGGGCGCTTTTCCGGGGGTGATCCACTGCTTCACCGCCGGTCCGAACCTCGCCGAGGCGGCGCTCGACCTGGGCTTCTACATCTCGGTCGCGGGGATCGTCACCTTCAAGAAGGCCGACGAGCTGCGCGAGACCCTGGCCGCGGTGCCGCTGGAGCGGCTGCTGGTCGAGACCGACTCGCCCTACCTCGCCCCGGCGCCACATCGGGGCAAGCGCAACGAGCCCGCCTTCGTCGGCCACACGGCCGCCAAGCTCGCCGAGCTCAAGGGTGTCGGCGCCGGAGAGCTGGCCGCGGCGACGACCCGGAACTTCGAGGCGCTGTTCGCGAAGGCCGCGGGCCCGGCATGAGGGTCACGGTTCTGGGCTGCGGCGGTTCGGGCGGCGTGCCTCTGGCCGGGCGCGAGCCCGGCGGCTACTGGGGCGCCTGCGACCCTTCGAACCCGAAAAATCGCCGCCGCCGCGTCTCGATCCTGGTCGAGGAAGGCGACACCGCGGTCCTGATCGACACCTCGCCGGATCTGCGCGCCCAGATCCTCGACGCCGGGATCACCAGACTGGACGCCGTGCTCTACACCCACGCCCACGGCGACCATTGCCACGGTCTCGACGACCTGCGCTGGCTGTCTTACCACGAGGGCGCGCCAATTGACGCCTTCATGGACGTGAAGACCCGGACCCGCCTGACCGAGCGCTTCGGCTATGCCTTCGCCTCGAGCGCCGATCCCGAGAGCCTCTACCGTCCGATCATGACCGACCGGGTGATCGACGGGGCCTTCACGGTCGGCTCCCTGGAGGTCCGGCCCTTCGTCCAGGGCCACGGACCCCACGAGACGACCCTCGGCTTTCGCTTGGGTCCGGTCGCCTACTCGACCGACGTGGTCGCGCTCGACGAGGCCGCCTTCGCCGCGCTCGAGGGCGTGGAGCTGTGGATCGTCGACTGCCTGAGGGACGAGCCCCACCCGACCCACGCCCACACGGCGCTGACCTTCTCCTGGATCGAGCGCGTCAAGCCGGCGCGGGCCGTGCTGACCCACATGAACCACCAGGTCGACTACGCCACCCTGGCCGCGCGCTGCCCGCCCGGCGTCGAGCCGGGCTACGACGGCATGGTCCTGGAGCTTTAGGTCGCACGCTGGTGGGGCGGGCAGGGCGATCCTGCCGCCGCCGGGCTTCAGCAGCTGCCCTCGCAGGGCGTCTCCGGCGGAAAGAACCTGGGCTCCCGGCGCCGCGGCTCGGGATTAACACCTTCATCCTCCGCTTCCGGCTTGTCGAAGACCTGCTCGGCCCAAGACGGCCCCCTGACCAGGCCCGAGAAAGCCACGAGCGAAAGGATCTCCGATGCTCTGCGTACCTGCATCACGACCTCCCAATATTCCCCATACCCCGCCCGTGAGGAACACGGGCAACCCGATAGTCTCGGTTAACAAGAGGTAAATATTAAGGAAGTTAACCGTGAACGGCAACGAGTCAAAAGTCGGCTATTCGGTCCCCCGAGAGCCGCTTCGACCTGAGATGGGCAGCGCTATTGATCGAGCCAGAAAGTATCGGGCCGGTAGATGCCGAACTGGGCCCCGGGATCCCAGTTGAACAGCGCCTCCTCCGGCACGTTGCGCAGCTGGTCCGACACCACCACGGGCTGCGGGATCTGGGCAACGAGCCCGATCGTGTAGACCTGCTCGGCGTGGATCTTCAGCATCTTGTGCCAGACCGCTTCCTGTTCTGCGCGCGACCTGGCGTTCCGCCACTGGTCGTAGAGCGCCATCAGCTCTTTCGGCTCGGCCATGTCGACCGGCTCGCCCGCCTTGCCGCTGGTCTCGTGGTACTGGCCCCATTTCGGCCAGTGATAGCTGTGCTGATGGATCGGCGCGAACTCCTCCGGGCTCATCTGGGCCGACGGCACCGCGTTCTCGTAGCCGAACCACATGGTGATCAGGGTCTCGCCGGCAAACACCCGGTTGCGCAGCATCTCGCGCTGGGACGGCCGGCTGTAGAGCTTGATCCCGACCTGGAGCCAGGAATCGTGGATCAACTCCAGAAGGTCGACCTCCTCGGTGTTCTCGCCGGCGGTCTCGACAACGATCTCCATGGGCCGCCCGTCGGGCAGCAGGCGCAGTCCGTCGCCGTTGCGCTCGGTCAGGCCCATCTCGTCGAGCAGGGCGTTGGCCTTGTCGGGGTCGAACTCGGCGTAGGAGCCCCGGTAGTTCGGCTTGTAGAGGGCGCTGCCCGGCAGGATCGACTGGTTGCCCTCGAGACCGAGGCCGAAATAGATCACCTGGTTGAGCTCGTGCCGGTCGGTCGCGAGCGACAGCGCGCGGCGGAAGCGGACGTCGCGCACCACCTCGCGCCAGACCGGATCGTTGACGTTGAGGTTGGGATAGAGCGCGACCGCGGAACCCCGCACCGTGCGCCACAAGTGCACGTGGTAGCCGCTGCGCTTTTCGGCCGCCTTCAGGAAGGTGTAGTCGCTGAAGGAGAGCCCCCGGGCCTGGAGGTCGCTGTCGCCGGAGCCGGTCTTGGCCGGGATCAGCGCACCGCCCGCGACCTGGAGGATCACCTTGTCTATGTAGGGCAGTTGCTGACCCTTCTGGTCGACCCGATGATAGAAGGGGTTGCGCACCGCCACGAAGCGCTGGGACGGCGGGGCCGTGGTGTTGACCCAGGGCTGCAGGGTCGGCAGGTCGGGGTTGTTGAAGCGGTACTGGCGGGCGTTGCGGCGGTAGAGCGCCGCCCAGTTGCGCGCCTTCGAGGCCTTCAGCTTGGCGGCCAGCGCCTCTTCCTCGGCGAAATCGCCATGGAACTGCTTCAGATAGTGGGCCGGCTGATGGATGAAGAGCGGCCGCGCGCCGGCCAGCGCGATCAGGAAGAAGGGATTGGGCTTGGACCAGGTGTAGCGAACGGTCACCTCGTTCGGCGTTTCCACCTCGGGCGGCTCGCCGTCGACCAGGAGCACCCGGGGCGGCCCGGTCGGCGACAGCGCCTCGTTGTTGGCGACGTGATCCCAGTAGAAGCGGAAGTCCGCCGATGTGAAGGGCTCGCCGTCTGACCAGCGGTGGCCCTTGCGCAGGGTGAAGATGAAATCGCGGCCGTCGCGCACCTCGACCCGGGTGAGGATGTCGGGCACCAGTTCAAGGTTCGCGTCGTAGCCGACCAGCCTGGCGTAGCCGTAGACCGACAGGAGGCGTGTGTCCTTGCTCCGCCCGATCAGCATCTTCAACTCACCGCCGGGGCGCCCGGGACCGTCGGGAAGGGCGGTGAAGTGGGGCTCGCGGGGCAGGCGGGCCGATACCGGGGGCAGGGCGCGCGCCGAGACCTGCTCGGCGAAAAAGGGCGTCTCGCGCAGCTGGAGGTCGGTGGGTGCCGCCGGAGATTCGTAGACCTCGACCGCGGCGCCGGCGACCTGCGTCAGGGCCAGCAGAACGGCCACGGCGGCCAGTCCCGGAAAGCCGATCCGGCGAATCCTATTTGGCACCAAGTGACGGACTCCCTGCTTTTCCCGGCGCGCGTTACCGCCGCGGCCCGTTGCTCCTTGCCCCCACACGGGCCTTAGTCAAACAGCTTTACGAGCGTAAGACCAGAGCCCGGGCTGTAGCGCGTCATCGGCGCCAAGTCCGGGAGTATGAAATATAATTTAATCAATGACTTAACCCGTTTTCTTGCGGTCATGTCGAGCGTGGCTTCGTAGACCTTGCCGTTGCGCACCCAGGAAAGCTCGGCCGCTTCAGGCAGGCTCTCGTCGAAGATCATGGCGAGGCTGGGCAGCGGCGGGTGGCCCGT from Kiloniellales bacterium encodes the following:
- a CDS encoding TatD family hydrolase; translation: MSLVDSHCHLDYLAKDGDLETVVARAREAGVGTMVTICTKLSEFDVVRAIAERFDGVFCSVGVHPHEAKEEGQGAPDRLIELAADPKVVGIGETGLDFYYEHSPRAEQEASFRAHIAASRETGLPLIVHSRDADEDTIRVLREEHAAGAFPGVIHCFTAGPNLAEAALDLGFYISVAGIVTFKKADELRETLAAVPLERLLVETDSPYLAPAPHRGKRNEPAFVGHTAAKLAELKGVGAGELAAATTRNFEALFAKAAGPA
- a CDS encoding MBL fold metallo-hydrolase → MRVTVLGCGGSGGVPLAGREPGGYWGACDPSNPKNRRRRVSILVEEGDTAVLIDTSPDLRAQILDAGITRLDAVLYTHAHGDHCHGLDDLRWLSYHEGAPIDAFMDVKTRTRLTERFGYAFASSADPESLYRPIMTDRVIDGAFTVGSLEVRPFVQGHGPHETTLGFRLGPVAYSTDVVALDEAAFAALEGVELWIVDCLRDEPHPTHAHTALTFSWIERVKPARAVLTHMNHQVDYATLAARCPPGVEPGYDGMVLEL
- a CDS encoding ABC transporter substrate-binding protein is translated as MPNRIRRIGFPGLAAVAVLLALTQVAGAAVEVYESPAAPTDLQLRETPFFAEQVSARALPPVSARLPREPHFTALPDGPGRPGGELKMLIGRSKDTRLLSVYGYARLVGYDANLELVPDILTRVEVRDGRDFIFTLRKGHRWSDGEPFTSADFRFYWDHVANNEALSPTGPPRVLLVDGEPPEVETPNEVTVRYTWSKPNPFFLIALAGARPLFIHQPAHYLKQFHGDFAEEEALAAKLKASKARNWAALYRRNARQYRFNNPDLPTLQPWVNTTAPPSQRFVAVRNPFYHRVDQKGQQLPYIDKVILQVAGGALIPAKTGSGDSDLQARGLSFSDYTFLKAAEKRSGYHVHLWRTVRGSAVALYPNLNVNDPVWREVVRDVRFRRALSLATDRHELNQVIYFGLGLEGNQSILPGSALYKPNYRGSYAEFDPDKANALLDEMGLTERNGDGLRLLPDGRPMEIVVETAGENTEEVDLLELIHDSWLQVGIKLYSRPSQREMLRNRVFAGETLITMWFGYENAVPSAQMSPEEFAPIHQHSYHWPKWGQYHETSGKAGEPVDMAEPKELMALYDQWRNARSRAEQEAVWHKMLKIHAEQVYTIGLVAQIPQPVVVSDQLRNVPEEALFNWDPGAQFGIYRPDTFWLDQ